The Petrotoga olearia DSM 13574 genome includes a region encoding these proteins:
- a CDS encoding NAD(P)H-dependent flavin oxidoreductase: MDLINILNINGLIPKLPIIQGGMSVGISLDNLASAVANAGGIGVIGTAGIGLIENPQTRKVKEANMEGLKKVIRKVREKTNGIIGVNIMTVLTDYKELVKTAVKEEIDLIISGAGLPLNLPEFVDKNSKTRLVPIVSSLKAAQVIFKRWWSKYNYIPDAFIVEGPKAGGHLGFKKINLENPEFHLEVIVPQIVDFCEEIKREYNKEVPVIAAGGIDSPDKVKEIFSLGAKGIQVGTPFIATKECDADIKFKEALINAKEEDIVIIESPVGLPGRAIKNKFIEDVSKGIKKPFKCPYHCIKTCNFVDAPYCIAQALLNAAKGNLDEGFVFSGKYGYKIDKITSVKEVINYLFEVNEKKVKNLRQSFQDGEVLNKNLN, encoded by the coding sequence GTGGATCTTATAAATATTTTAAACATCAATGGTTTAATTCCAAAGTTGCCAATAATCCAAGGAGGTATGTCTGTTGGCATCTCTCTTGATAATTTAGCATCAGCGGTAGCAAACGCTGGGGGGATTGGTGTAATAGGTACTGCGGGAATCGGGTTAATCGAAAATCCTCAAACCAGAAAAGTGAAAGAAGCGAATATGGAGGGTCTTAAAAAGGTTATTAGAAAGGTAAGAGAAAAGACAAATGGAATAATTGGCGTTAATATAATGACTGTTTTGACTGATTATAAAGAGCTTGTGAAAACAGCGGTAAAAGAAGAAATTGATTTAATAATATCTGGAGCGGGCTTGCCTTTAAATTTACCTGAATTTGTAGATAAGAATTCTAAAACAAGGTTAGTTCCTATAGTTTCTTCTTTAAAAGCTGCCCAGGTGATATTCAAAAGATGGTGGAGTAAATATAATTACATTCCTGATGCATTTATAGTGGAAGGTCCAAAAGCTGGGGGACATTTGGGATTTAAAAAGATTAATCTGGAAAATCCTGAATTTCATCTCGAAGTTATCGTCCCTCAGATAGTAGATTTCTGTGAGGAAATTAAAAGAGAATACAATAAAGAAGTACCTGTAATAGCTGCCGGGGGTATCGACTCACCTGATAAGGTAAAAGAAATATTTTCGTTAGGAGCTAAGGGGATACAAGTTGGAACTCCTTTTATAGCGACTAAAGAGTGTGACGCCGATATAAAGTTTAAAGAGGCTTTGATAAATGCCAAGGAAGAAGATATAGTAATAATTGAAAGTCCTGTCGGCCTTCCTGGAAGAGCTATCAAAAACAAATTTATAGAAGATGTTTCAAAAGGGATTAAAAAGCCATTCAAATGCCCTTATCACTGTATTAAAACGTGTAATTTTGTTGATGCTCCTTATTGTATAGCCCAAGCCCTACTTAACGCAGCAAAAGGGAATTTAGATGAGGGGTTTGTTTTTAGTGGCAAATACGGTTACAAAATCGATAAAATTACATCTGTGAAAGAGGTAATAAATTATCTTTTTGAAGTCAATGAAAAGAAAGTAAAAAATTTGAGACAATCGTTTCAGGATGGGGAGGTTCTAAATAAAAATTTAAATTAA
- a CDS encoding cation diffusion facilitator family transporter, with translation MKKTPKEEAFEINSQREKLAAKASWMGIIINAALAFLKLVISFITGSMAILADGIDTTTDIITSILTLIASKISGKPADESHPFGHERAETIVTKVLSLVIIYAGFQVLIGAIQSIIKHNFLIYRPYLVLWISLISILTKYFLYKYKLSIGNKIRNSSLVADALNMKNDILTSLSVLIGIIFYLTLNIMWVDSLVAIIVSVFIFRVGIKMFLETSDEFMGSSKELGEIYYNTLEAVEKIGKAYNPHKIRVRKAGYVYFVELHIEVDEEMTIKEANEIASQVERELKKINPYIKDVIIHVEPLGNIEEEEFGFDKNSIKRIFDK, from the coding sequence TTGAAGAAAACACCAAAAGAAGAAGCTTTTGAGATTAATTCACAAAGAGAAAAATTGGCTGCAAAAGCCTCATGGATGGGAATAATAATAAACGCTGCCCTTGCTTTTTTAAAATTAGTTATCTCTTTCATTACGGGTAGTATGGCTATTTTAGCTGATGGAATAGATACAACTACGGATATAATAACTTCAATATTAACTTTAATTGCGTCTAAAATCTCAGGTAAGCCCGCAGATGAGAGCCATCCTTTTGGTCATGAAAGAGCTGAGACGATAGTTACTAAGGTTTTATCTTTAGTAATTATTTATGCAGGTTTCCAAGTTCTTATAGGTGCGATTCAAAGTATAATAAAGCATAATTTTTTAATTTACAGGCCTTATTTAGTGCTTTGGATTTCTTTGATTTCGATACTTACCAAATATTTTTTATATAAGTATAAATTGTCCATCGGAAATAAAATAAGAAATTCTTCTTTAGTGGCTGACGCTTTAAATATGAAAAACGACATTTTAACCTCATTGTCTGTTTTAATTGGTATAATATTTTACCTTACGTTAAATATAATGTGGGTGGATTCGTTGGTAGCAATTATTGTATCCGTGTTCATATTCAGAGTTGGAATAAAGATGTTTCTTGAAACTTCGGATGAGTTTATGGGGAGTTCAAAAGAGTTAGGGGAAATCTATTACAATACTTTAGAAGCCGTTGAAAAGATTGGTAAAGCTTATAATCCCCATAAAATCAGGGTGAGAAAAGCTGGATATGTCTATTTTGTCGAACTTCATATCGAAGTAGACGAAGAGATGACAATCAAAGAAGCTAATGAAATAGCCTCTCAAGTTGAAAGGGAGTTAAAAAAAATAAATCCTTACATAAAAGATGTGATAATCCACGTTGAACCTCTAGGGAATATAGAGGAAGAAGAATTTGGATTCGATAAAAATTCTATTAAAAGGATTTTTGATAAATAA
- the obgE gene encoding GTPase ObgE — protein MIGDFVDEVNIKVIAGKGGDGAVSFRREKFVEKGGPDGGDGGDGGSIIIKSTLNKNTLVDFKYKKIFRAKNGENGKNKKKAGKSGENVFIEVPVGTCVYDLETNELLSDLKVPQQYLVVARGGKGGKGNARFATSTLQVPRIAEKGVEGESKNLKLVLKIVADVGLIGYPNVGKSTLISRISNAKVEIADYPFTTIVPNLGVVKINTGYSFVVADIPGLIEGAHLGKGLGDQFLRHIERCSILVHLIDISCFERDNPVEDYILIRKELESFSHILSKKKEIIVANKIDTIQKDTLEKRLTDFKNRTGKDIFPISAYTGENIQELITMVWNHISKEKIEQQKLFEKRIKSAITERIKIQPVIYEPDPYIKINVIKWDNETFEVVGDGIEKLLTRYDINQKDSRLLILNTLEKNGLNKILKNAGVKEGDTVYIGNFAFEYIP, from the coding sequence TTGATCGGTGATTTTGTAGATGAAGTGAATATCAAAGTAATTGCAGGAAAAGGAGGCGATGGAGCTGTAAGCTTTAGAAGAGAAAAATTTGTAGAAAAAGGTGGGCCAGATGGTGGAGACGGAGGAGATGGTGGTTCAATTATCATCAAATCAACACTCAATAAAAATACATTGGTAGATTTTAAATACAAGAAAATTTTTAGAGCAAAAAACGGTGAAAATGGTAAAAATAAAAAGAAAGCTGGTAAATCCGGAGAAAATGTTTTCATAGAGGTACCTGTAGGTACTTGTGTCTATGATCTTGAAACCAATGAATTACTTTCAGATTTAAAAGTTCCACAACAATATTTGGTTGTTGCTCGCGGAGGTAAAGGCGGGAAAGGAAATGCGAGATTTGCAACTTCAACTCTACAGGTTCCAAGAATCGCGGAAAAAGGTGTGGAAGGTGAATCTAAAAATCTAAAGTTAGTCTTAAAAATAGTAGCAGATGTAGGATTGATTGGTTACCCTAACGTGGGTAAATCAACATTAATTTCAAGGATTTCAAACGCCAAAGTAGAAATCGCTGATTACCCTTTCACAACTATAGTTCCAAATTTAGGCGTGGTAAAAATCAACACAGGTTATTCTTTCGTAGTAGCTGATATCCCTGGACTTATAGAGGGAGCGCATTTAGGAAAAGGTTTAGGAGATCAATTTCTAAGGCATATTGAAAGATGTTCCATTTTAGTACATCTTATCGATATATCTTGTTTTGAAAGAGACAACCCAGTAGAGGATTATATACTTATTAGAAAAGAATTAGAGTCTTTTTCTCATATTCTTTCTAAAAAGAAAGAGATCATAGTTGCAAATAAGATAGATACTATACAAAAAGACACTCTTGAAAAGAGATTAACAGATTTCAAAAATAGAACCGGTAAAGATATTTTTCCAATCTCTGCTTATACTGGTGAAAACATTCAAGAGCTTATAACTATGGTCTGGAATCATATAAGCAAAGAAAAAATTGAGCAACAGAAGCTTTTTGAAAAAAGGATAAAATCTGCCATAACGGAAAGAATCAAAATACAACCCGTTATCTATGAACCAGATCCTTATATAAAAATCAACGTTATAAAATGGGATAATGAAACCTTTGAGGTTGTGGGAGATGGCATTGAAAAGTTGTTAACTAGATACGATATCAACCAAAAGGATTCTCGCTTGTTAATTTTAAACACATTGGAAAAAAACGGATTGAATAAAATTCTCAAAAATGCAGGAGTTAAAGAAGGAGATACGGTGTACATTGGAAATTTCGCTTTTGAATACATTCCATAA
- the nadD gene encoding nicotinate (nicotinamide) nucleotide adenylyltransferase, translating into MLMLFGGSFNPPHIGHRIIAEIAYDEFKPDRFLIVPSKNPPHKSIDFIADFDKRYSWCERIFFEYYFEVSDIENKLPSPSYTIRTIEYLSNLDKNIYLLIGEDSLKNFHKWYKWEEILKKVKLVVYPRYFEEKNLDSVDFEYVKLESPIVEISSTYIRQRIKKGKTVKGLVDDKIIIEISKEFS; encoded by the coding sequence ATGTTGATGCTTTTTGGTGGTAGTTTCAACCCTCCTCATATAGGTCACAGAATAATTGCCGAGATAGCTTATGATGAATTCAAACCTGATAGGTTTTTAATAGTACCTTCTAAAAATCCCCCACATAAGAGCATAGATTTCATAGCAGATTTCGATAAGAGGTATTCTTGGTGTGAGAGGATTTTTTTTGAATATTATTTTGAAGTAAGCGATATAGAAAATAAACTGCCCTCACCGTCATACACAATAAGGACCATAGAATATTTATCTAATCTTGATAAAAATATTTATCTTTTGATAGGTGAAGACTCCCTTAAAAATTTTCACAAATGGTATAAATGGGAAGAAATATTAAAGAAGGTAAAATTAGTGGTCTATCCCAGATACTTTGAAGAAAAAAATCTAGATAGTGTAGATTTTGAATATGTGAAATTGGAAAGTCCTATCGTTGAAATCTCATCAACTTATATCAGACAAAGGATCAAAAAAGGAAAGACTGTTAAAGGTTTAGTTGATGATAAGATAATAATAGAAATATCAAAAGAGTTTTCTTAA
- a CDS encoding N-acetyltransferase produces MSSYISKTAKIDTSVKIGYNAIIEENVVIKKGTIIGNNVIIKEDSIIGENCTISDNSIIGKSPLKAKNSATTETQTFSPITLGNNVIVGACCILYKGTKISNDVFIGDLASIREDVEIGENTIIGKGATIENKSRIGKYVKIETEAYITAISTIEDYCFIAPGVTFTNDQFLGRTEKRKTLFKGPIIKKGARIGANATILPGKIIGEDALVGAGSVVTKNLKPKKIYVGVPAKEIRNVPNEELLENQKFFHP; encoded by the coding sequence ATGTCTTCTTATATATCAAAAACCGCTAAAATTGATACTAGCGTTAAAATAGGTTACAATGCTATAATTGAAGAAAATGTTGTTATTAAAAAAGGTACTATAATAGGAAATAATGTAATAATTAAAGAAGATAGTATTATTGGAGAAAACTGTACGATATCAGATAATTCTATAATAGGGAAATCGCCTCTTAAAGCTAAAAATTCTGCCACAACAGAAACACAAACTTTTTCTCCTATAACTTTGGGCAATAATGTCATCGTGGGAGCATGTTGCATCTTATATAAAGGTACTAAAATATCAAATGATGTTTTTATTGGAGATTTGGCGAGCATAAGAGAAGATGTAGAAATTGGAGAAAATACTATCATCGGAAAAGGTGCTACAATAGAAAATAAAAGTAGAATAGGTAAGTACGTAAAGATAGAAACAGAGGCTTACATTACGGCCATCTCTACAATAGAAGATTATTGTTTCATAGCTCCAGGAGTTACCTTTACCAACGATCAATTTTTAGGAAGAACAGAGAAGAGAAAAACGCTTTTCAAAGGTCCCATTATCAAAAAAGGGGCAAGAATAGGAGCTAACGCAACAATATTACCAGGAAAAATAATTGGAGAAGATGCGTTGGTTGGCGCCGGAAGCGTGGTTACTAAAAATTTGAAACCAAAAAAAATTTACGTTGGCGTTCCCGCTAAAGAGATTCGAAACGTACCAAACGAGGAATTGTTAGAAAATCAAAAATTTTTTCACCCCTAG
- a CDS encoding cyclodeaminase/cyclohydrolase family protein — protein MLSEMSLKEFLEKLSSNEPAPGGGSAAALSGSIAASLGCMVTNLTIGKKKYEEVEEEMKNLKLKLEEYRDKFLQLMEEDAEAFNGVVEALKLPKSTEDEKRVRNEKIQENTKKATLVPLEIAKDALEVMELSGITIEKGYKMAKSDAAISLVMAKAAVDGGLYNVKINLPSIKDEDFLRDINSQIEKIEGEANTLELRLLSKANI, from the coding sequence TTGTTATCCGAAATGAGTTTAAAAGAATTTTTAGAAAAGCTTTCGTCCAACGAACCCGCTCCCGGGGGTGGAAGTGCAGCGGCATTATCGGGTTCTATAGCAGCTAGTTTGGGATGTATGGTAACAAATTTAACTATCGGCAAAAAAAAGTACGAAGAAGTTGAAGAAGAAATGAAAAATTTGAAATTAAAGTTAGAAGAGTACAGAGACAAATTCCTTCAACTTATGGAGGAAGATGCAGAAGCTTTCAACGGGGTGGTAGAAGCATTAAAGCTTCCAAAAAGTACTGAAGATGAGAAAAGAGTCAGAAATGAAAAAATACAGGAAAATACGAAAAAAGCCACACTTGTTCCGCTAGAAATAGCCAAAGATGCGTTAGAAGTCATGGAACTTTCGGGGATTACAATAGAAAAAGGTTATAAAATGGCTAAAAGTGACGCAGCTATTTCCCTTGTAATGGCAAAAGCAGCGGTTGATGGTGGATTATATAATGTAAAAATAAATCTTCCATCGATTAAAGACGAAGATTTTCTAAGAGACATCAACAGTCAAATTGAAAAAATTGAAGGAGAAGCAAACACCCTTGAATTAAGACTGCTATCCAAAGCTAATATATAA